In Gemmatimonas sp., the DNA window ACCTCGATCTTGCGCACGTAGTCCAGCGTTTCCAGGTGACGCCAGCGCGGCACCGACGCTGCGATCTTCTCGATGTTGCGCCACTGTCGCGGATCGAGCTGACGCTGACGGGCGCGTCGCTGGGCATTCAGCAGCGTGCCACGTCCGGCGTTGTAGCTCGCGAACATGAACTGTCGTCGGTCCTCGGCGATCGAATCGTTTTCCCACCGTAGCCAGAGTCGTCGATCGTAGGCGATGCCGGCCTCGATGTTCAGCTCGGGATTGTCGATCAGCGCGAGGTCGGCGTTCTCCGACGCGATTTCGCGATACGTGCTCGGCATGAGCTGCATCAGGCCGCGCGCCCCGACTCGACTGCGCGCCATCGGATCGAGATTGCTCTCGGCCATGCCCTGCGCTTTAAACAGTCGCCAGTCGAAGGCCGGTCCGAAGGAGCGCTTCGCCGCCTTCCGAAACGTGTCGTCGTATCGGTCGGCTGGATCGTGCGGCTGCGCCGACGCGGTCGGCGCCTGCAGGGCACCCGCGACGACCAGGGCCAGCAGCCGCCAAAACACGCGGCGCCTCAATTCAGCGCACCGCCCACGACGATCGCCACCGAGACGAAGATCGCCGCCACGAACAGCCCCACCGCCACGTTCCCCTTCTTCAACTCCTCCGCGAAGTCGACCTGCGGCGTGAGGATGTCGATGATGCGATACGCCGCGAACATGAGCACCACACCGAGCGTGGCGTACAGGATATTGAGCCCGACGATCGACCATTGCATGCATGAACTGGCAGAAGGAGAAGGATGAGCCCGCGTCCGGAAAATACCCGGGAATCAGCGGCGGCGCGCTGTGATCAGCACGGCAATGTCATCCGGACGCGGGTTGATGAAATCAAGCCGCACGCGTCCATCGGGCATGGTACTCACGGTTGCCGGAATGGCGCTGTTGGTAAGCACCCAGCCAGTCGGCAGCACCACGGCATTGGCCGGACGCCCAAAGCTGCGGTCCCACACCAGCTCATCGCCGGTCACGCGGTATCGGACACTATCAGTGTATGTCTCCGACATGCGCAGGCGCGTGGTCGCGCCCGGGGCCACCGGAGCGAACCGAAACACTACAATCTCCGTGTTCGGTGTGACCGCTTCCCCGATGTCGAGCTTGGCCGCCGTGATCGCGGCGCCCTTCAACACATCGAGCCGCAGCGGTTCACCGGTATCGAGATTGCGTGCCGACGGATTCGACACGCGGCTACCGGCGCGCACCACGTTGATGTAGTGATCCGTTCCGGCGCGCGACTCGGTGTAGTCGTGATACAGGTCGAAGGCATGCGTTTCCGGCTGCTGCAGGAAGTACACGATCTCCCGCGACTGCACGGCGCGCTCACTGAGCCGCGCCTGCACGGTCGATCGCACGGCCCCCGTCGGCGCGGCCATGGATGCGACCGGACGCGCGCGCAGGATCAACGGCGCTTCGGCAGGCGTGCTGTTCCAGAAGCTGATGGCGATGCGGCCGTCGGCCTCCTGCAACACCTGCGACGGATAGTTGCACGATTCGAGCTCATAGCCCTTCGGTAACACCACCGCATTAC includes these proteins:
- a CDS encoding transglycosylase SLT domain-containing protein → MFWRLLALVVAGALQAPTASAQPHDPADRYDDTFRKAAKRSFGPAFDWRLFKAQGMAESNLDPMARSRVGARGLMQLMPSTYREIASENADLALIDNPELNIEAGIAYDRRLWLRWENDSIAEDRRQFMFASYNAGRGTLLNAQRRARQRQLDPRQWRNIEKIAASVPRWRHLETLDYVRKIEVNIARLDDRGRIMKAGATARGLKR
- a CDS encoding DUF350 domain-containing protein — translated: MQWSIVGLNILYATLGVVLMFAAYRIIDILTPQVDFAEELKKGNVAVGLFVAAIFVSVAIVVGGALN